From a single Eremothecium sinecaudum strain ATCC 58844 chromosome III, complete sequence genomic region:
- the SEI1 gene encoding seipin (Syntenic homolog of Ashbya gossypii AER072W; Syntenic homolog of Saccharomyces cerevisiae YLR404W (FLD1)) yields the protein MQVNVLWPLKCLPWAVYATIIIWVQLILIIPLSTILWQEFYQQLIPVQSRYEGQLQPEIIQGAGSKDVMTYQWNMSLNRLDDITAQTVTMGIISADAKQEFPLSISKFDLPKNIPYFLNLDIQVYCFDKIPIHNIELRIDDVVQYFTISCFLNLDSAVDQQWNSKPMAERIKREFMNHFFMPDISIAPNQEKVLVTMRSTAQLLYGQGSRYELNMHLGGLRYIMLRWNKTFHVLGSTAFVVIISGWFYLSFTIGFAMLGYLRQKTATFRKK from the coding sequence ATGCAGGTGAATGTATTATGGCCATTGAAATGTTTACCGTGGGCTGTCTACGCAACGATTATTATTTGGGTCCAGTTAATTCTGATAATACCTTTGTCAACAATACTATGGCAAGAGTTCTATCAACAGCTAATCCCAGTTCAATCACGATATGAAGGTCAATTACAGCCAGAAATCATACAAGGAGCTGGCTCAAAAGATGTGATGACTTACCAATGGAATATGTCGCTTAATCGTTTGGATGATATAACCGCTCAAACAGTCACGATGGGAATTATTTCTGCGGACGCTAAACAAGAGTTTCCTCTAAGCATCTCAAAATTTGACCTCCCTAAGAATATTCCTTATTTCCTGAATCTGGATATCCAGGTATATTGTTTTGACAAGATACCGATTCATAACATAGAATTGCGAATTGATGATGTAGTGCAATACTTTACTATATCTTGCTTCCTTAATTTGGACTCTGCTGTTGATCAGCAATGGAATTCCAAGCCAATGGCTGAAAGAATTAAACGCGAATTTATGAATCATTTTTTTATGCCAGATATAAGTATAGCTCCCAATCAGGAGAAGGTATTGGTTACAATGCGTTCTACAGCCCAATTACTGTATGGTCAAGGAAGCCGCTACGAATTAAATATGCACCTCGGTGGGTTACGATATATAATGCTAAGGTGGAACAAAACGTTCCATGTTCTGGGTAGTACAGCCTTCGTCGTCATCATTTCTGGATGGTTTTACTTAAGCTTTACAATTGGGTTTGCAATGCTTGGGTACCTACGCCAGAAGACCGCGACATTTCGAAAGAAGTGA
- the AHK1 gene encoding Ahk1p (Syntenic homolog of Ashbya gossypii AER073C; Syntenic homolog of Saccharomyces cerevisiae YDL073W), producing MDSASSSKSAVLLQSLEQFVALISGGLQQGKGNSASTNKSLCLFLRLNLLARFRRLQNGEQEEQGPHRDVLTQWWITLLNFLNSDLNGAGSRQGTGLFVETISVALECISRVITLLQPTAGFKQRDFDIYSHHLLLTVHYITNRLVHNSKKRRLVNQNTALSASQVKAVLVHTQASDVLLRSFMGKVVAYSYFYLPNTMRYDLLVLRFLCDGNVRSVPMPNDSIVYWKPVCYQLQTGVPPAASRAVPEELKLFQVMISYLQDSQVFMTFYWHIWYIVIELHLAAGQCEGLNIDHCPGLSILMDYVGRSITRDLPKFTHYMRTDKMGEPLPSSINNAFSVETRFNNTAIAVTTEDLNNYIYTKFESVKLWECIRNLVGCFRKKRLDSVETLLHAVVREHDSKQLEYISKFSAYESTVGNVVYNKLFQFILFQFTDCTPRMMRAFNWSKWLNGIKGMLSTLNGNCQTTALICLFNIWDLIEYSERVQIRDFLLNDLWDNLTLETGYRIAKVIFMKLLVFKIVPDKELDPMHVREKLMLAYNETMELTKYFDINAVNEELQDVLILNGGRKLVLFSYMPVAEEDLILQEHRRTEKPGSSSQQSNLTLFPYVSSLYNVRPSVVAMKGRYPYEVFDEMVTKAVLILAEKKTRSKSEMISLRKITPSGVSSSDAENGERAFTEPGFYNMTGVASAWSSLVSKISPYGKMAISSSTNSSCSSMSSSQMTQRHDPFASSDSLDSEFTEMVSICSTVSQLSGLTFDSLDENGYSVRQRGSATLGLSSSSSSRENSASTRNKKKRKLLAPPELKFSSDITEKVGISHIFRLTITPQVGAPGAGTSVASKIRQANLKWGSYNSEASAYDKPLPMSPNMPVSETNTLIDGFDFESLTSTTYEGISQLKPTEISPRVESKKPAPSPKITKIPNPNWGFLSFFDRQYTNNCQNEEDVFSDLTIADISPAESLKPGIKPTLKPALHGKGAAKHKDGVLPKLVPNEDLGYTSPCSEMKKKRTIDMYQNTRMGKLAQVILTYNETVEEYFNYLNVISETGEVGDIFMELDVATQINRNSRQPKDSSTNALAVFE from the coding sequence ATGGATAGCGCCAGCAGTAGCAAGAGCGCTGTATTACTGCAGTCGCTGGAGCAGTTTGTTGCCCTGATTAGTGGAGGACTACAGCAGGGGAAAGGAAACAGTGCTAGTACGAATAAGAGTTTATGCCTATTTCTTAGGCTTAATCTATTAGCACGCTTTCGGCGGTTACAGAATGGTGAGCAAGAAGAACAAGGTCCTCATAGGGATGTTTTGACGCAGTGGTGGATAACGTTGttaaattttttaaattccGATCTTAACGGAGCGGGATCTCGGCAAGGGACCGGGTTGTTTGTTGAGACGATATCAGTAGCATTGGAATGTATTAGTAGAGTTATAACGCTATTGCAGCCTACGGCTGGGTTTAAGCAAAGGGATTTTGACATATATTCGCATCATTTACTTCTTACGGTTCATTATATTACCAACCGGTTGGTTCATAATTCGAAAAAACGTCGTCTAGTGAATCAAAATACGGCTCTGTCAGCTTCGCAGGTTAAGGCCGTGCTTGTGCATACGCAGGCATCTGATGTGCTATTAAGATCATTCATGGGGAAGGTGGTTGCGTATTCGTATTTCTATTTGCCAAATACGATGCGTTATGACTTGTTAGTTTTGCGGTTTTTGTGCGATGGCAACGTGCGTAGCGTTCCGATGCCAAATGACAGCATAGTGTACTGGAAGCCGGTATGCTATCAACTTCAAACAGGTGTACCACCAGCTGCTTCACGGGCTGTCCCCGAAGAGCTAAAACTCTTTCAGGTTATGATTTCTTATTTACAGGATAGCCAAGTTTTTATGACATTTTACTGGCATATATGGTATATCGTTATTGAATTGCATCTTGCTGCCGGGCAATGTGAGGGATTAAATATCGACCATTGCCCTGGCCTGTCAATCTTAATGGATTACGTTGGTAGAAGCATAACGAGGGATCTACCAAAATTTACACATTATATGAGAACAGACAAAATGGGGGAACCGCTACCCAGCTCAATTAACAATGCGTTCTCCGTAGAAACAAGATTTAACAACACTGCGATTGCCGTCACAACGGAAGATTTGAACAATTACATTTATACGAAGTTTGAAAGTGTCAAACTATGGGAATGTATACGAAATTTAGTTGGTTGTTTTAGGAAGAAGAGACTTGATAGCGTGGAAACTCTATTGCATGCTGTTGTCAGGGAGCATGATTCGAAGCAGCTAGAATATATTTCTAAATTCTCAGCCTATGAATCTACTGTTGGAAACGTCGTTTATAATAAATTATTTCAGTTTATTCTTTTCCAATTCACAGATTGTACCCCTCGCATGATGAGAGCATTTAATTGGTCGAAATGGCTAAATGGGATTAAGGGGATGCTTTCAACTTTAAATGGCAATTGTCAGACTACAGCATTGATTTGTTTATTTAATATATGGGATTTGATTGAATACTCTGAACGAGTTCAAATTCGTGACTTTTTATTGAATGATTTATGGGACAACTTGACTCTGGAAACAGGCTACCGTATTGCGAAAGTTATATTCATGAAGTTGTTAGTGTTTAAAATTGTTCCTGATAAAGAACTGGATCCTATGCATGTTAGAGAAAAACTGATGCTTGCATATAATGAAACCATGGAGCTTacaaagtattttgacaTAAATGCTGTGAATGAAGAACTCCAAGATGTTTTGATTCTTAACGGAGGGAGGAAGTTGGTACTGTTTTCATATATGCCAGttgcagaagaagatcTCATTTTGCAAGAACATAGAAGGACTGAAAAACCTGGCAGCTCTTCACAGCAATCAAATCTCACTCTATTTCCGTATGTTAGTTCTCTTTACAATGTCAGGCCATCGGTGGTTGCAATGAAAGGTAGGTATCCCTACGAAGTTTTTGATGAGATGGTGACTAAAGCAGTATTAATACTTGCTGAAAAGAAAACACGATCTAAGTCTGAGATGATAAGTCTGAGAAAAATTACTCCTTCTGGAGTCAGTAGTTCTGATGCTGAAAATGGCGAAAGAGCTTTCACTGAACCTGGCTTTTATAATATGACAGGTGTTGCATCTGCTTGGTCCTCATTGGTTTCTAAAATTAGTCCATACGGTAAGATGGCTATTTCTTCCTCTACGAATTCCTCATGCTCTTCAATGAGCAGTAGCCAGATGACGCAACGTCACGATCCATTTGCATCAAGCGATAGCTTGGATTCCGAATTTACTGAAATGGTATCAATATGTTCAACAGTCTCTCAATTATCTGGTTTAACTTTTGATTCCCTTGACGAGAATGGGTACTCTGTACGCCAGAGGGGATCTGCTACATTAGGTTTATCAAGCAGTAGTTCTAGTCGGGAAAATTCTGCCAGTACTCGGAATAAAAAGAAGCGCAAATTACTTGCTCCACCTGAATTAAAGTTTTCTAGCGATATCACTGAGAAGGTTGGAATAAGCCATATCTTTCGGTTAACTATTACACCACAGGTTGGTGCACCCGGAGCTGGGACTTCTGTAGCAAGTAAAATCAGACAGGCGAATTTGAAATGGGGGAGTTACAACAGTGAAGCAAGCGCATATGATAAACCTTTGCCTATGTCCCCCAACATGCCAGTGAGTGAAACCAACACACTAATAGACGGATTCGACTTTGAGTCTTTAACCTCAACTACCTATGAAGGTATTTCTCAGCTTAAACCCACGGAAATAAGTCCAAGAGTAGAGTCAAAGAAACCTGCGCCTTCTCCCAAAATTACTAAGATTCCAAATCCAAACTGGGGCTTTTTAAGCTTCTTCGACAGACAATATACAAACAATTGCCAAAATGAGGAAGACGTGTTTTCAGATCTTACAATTGCAGACATTTCGCCTGCTGAAAGTCTAAAACCAGGCATTAAACCAACTCTTAAGCCAGCTTTGCATGGTAAGGGGGCCGCCAAACATAAGGATGGCGTCTTACCAAAGTTGGTCCCAAATGAAGATCTAGGATACACTTCTCCCTGTAGCGAAATGAAAAAAAAGAGGACAATTGACATGTACCAAAATACAAGAATGGGCAAGCTAGCTCAGGTTATATTAACCTACAATGAAACAGTCGAGgaatattttaattatCTAAATGTTATAAGTGAAACTGGGGAAGTGGGCGATATCTTTATGGAACTGGACGTTGCTACGCAAATTAACCGGAACAGCAGACAGCCTAAGGACTCCTCCACAAATGCACTTGCTGTATTCGAATAA